A DNA window from Aminipila luticellarii contains the following coding sequences:
- a CDS encoding IclR family transcriptional regulator encodes MMEGHEENLLKKFGAIEKMLELLNAFTASPYTYSAKELSEKLGFTKPTVHRILNALEKENYVRRSFDGKYTIGYKAYQVGMIYANNTDLYMEIRKVIENIAGSTGEQVGYAVLEGTDALSIYESQMQDSRIRYVAGAVYPINSGCYGKVLMAFSHTEEELCEIVPKLELKQVSRGAIMDPQELLEEYRNIRKSGYGESADEYLDGTVGLGVPVFKQNGSLAGCISLGAIKSDRFCKLREQYLKELFKGAGQLKNVIW; translated from the coding sequence ATGATGGAAGGTCATGAGGAGAACCTGTTAAAAAAATTTGGAGCGATAGAAAAAATGCTGGAATTGCTGAACGCTTTTACAGCCAGCCCATATACCTATTCAGCAAAGGAATTGAGTGAGAAGCTGGGGTTTACAAAACCGACTGTTCATAGAATTCTAAATGCATTGGAGAAGGAGAATTACGTAAGGCGCAGCTTTGACGGCAAATATACCATAGGATATAAGGCCTATCAAGTGGGCATGATATATGCCAATAACACAGATCTCTATATGGAAATCCGAAAGGTCATAGAAAATATAGCCGGTTCCACGGGAGAACAAGTGGGATATGCTGTTTTGGAGGGTACGGACGCCTTAAGCATCTATGAATCCCAAATGCAGGATTCCCGAATACGGTATGTAGCCGGGGCTGTCTATCCGATTAACAGCGGCTGCTATGGAAAAGTGCTGATGGCGTTTTCCCATACCGAAGAGGAGCTTTGTGAAATCGTTCCCAAATTGGAATTGAAGCAGGTATCCCGCGGAGCCATCATGGATCCTCAAGAGCTGTTGGAGGAATATCGGAACATCCGAAAAAGTGGATACGGAGAAAGTGCGGACGAATATCTGGACGGCACGGTGGGGCTGGGCGTTCCGGTGTTCAAGCAGAACGGAAGCCTGGCCGGCTGCATCTCGCTTGGCGCCATTAAATCAGACCGATTCTGCAAGCTGCGGGAGCAATATCTAAAAGAATTGTTTAAAGGAGCCGGCCAACTAAAAAATGTTATCTGGTAA
- a CDS encoding M20 family metallopeptidase produces the protein MSIYEQLKEKAYLNMENYKSLCKELNDFLADNPEISGEEFQSSQKIADILKEQGYKVEKPFDGYETAFKATYGNKKHTRKIAILTEYDALPGIGHACGHCTSAAISLLTGLSVKDMQDELDADIDIIGTPIEETDGAKCTMARDGVFDSYDMALMVHLYGENLLAPKLQALDSYLYTFHGKSAHASAAPWEGNNALNGVQLMFHALDMLRQHVKPDVRIHGVVREGGLAPNIVPESASAEFYFRSMDRGDLNELVKKADDCAKGAAIATQTTFERVATAESYDNLKGNRTGNAVLAETYAELGLEIGDTEKIFGSSDAGNVSMVCPTFHPLVQIVEPTVAIHTREFAEAVKSDRAYEGMMNGARILILQILKIFTDPEKLEAMKKDFDGK, from the coding sequence ATGAGTATTTATGAGCAGTTAAAAGAAAAAGCATATTTAAACATGGAGAACTATAAAAGTCTGTGTAAAGAATTAAATGATTTTCTTGCAGATAACCCTGAGATTTCGGGTGAAGAATTTCAATCATCCCAGAAAATTGCAGATATTCTGAAAGAGCAGGGCTATAAAGTGGAGAAGCCCTTTGACGGATATGAAACAGCTTTTAAAGCCACATACGGAAATAAAAAACATACCCGAAAAATTGCGATCTTGACAGAATACGATGCTTTGCCCGGTATCGGACATGCCTGCGGACATTGTACCAGTGCGGCGATCAGCCTACTTACCGGATTGAGCGTCAAGGACATGCAGGATGAACTGGATGCAGACATAGATATTATCGGTACGCCCATTGAGGAAACAGACGGAGCAAAATGTACCATGGCACGAGACGGCGTTTTTGATTCGTATGATATGGCGCTGATGGTTCATTTATATGGTGAAAATCTGTTAGCCCCTAAGCTTCAGGCGCTGGATTCCTATCTTTATACCTTTCACGGAAAATCCGCCCATGCTTCGGCAGCTCCTTGGGAAGGAAACAATGCCCTAAATGGGGTGCAGCTCATGTTTCATGCCCTCGATATGCTGAGACAGCATGTGAAACCGGATGTGAGAATACATGGCGTAGTTCGAGAGGGCGGTCTTGCACCCAACATCGTTCCCGAGTCCGCTTCCGCAGAATTTTATTTTAGATCCATGGATCGGGGCGATTTAAATGAATTGGTTAAAAAAGCGGATGACTGCGCAAAGGGAGCGGCGATTGCCACTCAGACCACTTTTGAAAGAGTGGCTACCGCAGAGTCCTATGACAATCTGAAAGGAAATCGAACCGGCAATGCCGTACTGGCAGAGACGTATGCGGAACTGGGGCTTGAAATAGGCGATACAGAAAAAATCTTTGGTTCCTCCGATGCGGGAAATGTAAGTATGGTGTGTCCGACCTTTCACCCTTTAGTTCAAATTGTGGAGCCTACCGTGGCGATTCATACCAGAGAGTTTGCGGAGGCCGTCAAATCTGATCGAGCTTATGAGGGCATGATGAATGGGGCAAGGATTTTAATCCTGCAAATACTGAAAATTTTTACAGATCCAGAAAAGTTAGAAGCCATGAAAAAGGACTTTGACGGGAAATAA
- a CDS encoding sulfide/dihydroorotate dehydrogenase-like FAD/NAD-binding protein produces MYKIVGKRRLNSTITWLEIEAPLVARKARPGQFIILRTDEYGERIPLTMAGHNAEKGTIDIIYQAVGKTTLLLDQFEVGDALADVVGPLGKPTEMEGLKRVAVVGGGTGNALAYPIAKGMHDAGIEVDMIAGFQTKDVVILEEEFRAGTTNLYITTDDGSYGEKGFTTDKLKALIEAGNPYDEVVAVGPPVMMKFVCQLTKKYGIKTVVSLTAYMVDGTGMCGGCRVVIGGENKFACVDGPEFDGQLVDWDELIQRNSFYKEQEKEDITHVCRLTGGVRYYA; encoded by the coding sequence ATGTATAAGATCGTAGGAAAGCGACGTTTGAACTCAACGATTACATGGCTTGAAATCGAAGCACCTTTAGTGGCAAGAAAGGCAAGACCGGGACAGTTCATCATATTGCGCACGGATGAATACGGCGAGAGAATTCCGCTTACGATGGCCGGACATAATGCAGAAAAAGGCACGATTGATATCATTTATCAGGCAGTAGGCAAGACCACCCTGCTTCTGGATCAATTTGAAGTGGGAGATGCTCTGGCAGACGTGGTGGGGCCTTTGGGAAAACCCACCGAAATGGAAGGATTAAAACGGGTTGCTGTGGTAGGCGGCGGTACGGGAAATGCGCTGGCCTATCCTATAGCAAAGGGCATGCACGATGCGGGTATTGAAGTCGACATGATTGCCGGCTTTCAGACAAAGGATGTGGTGATTTTAGAAGAGGAATTCAGAGCGGGAACCACCAACCTTTATATTACAACAGATGACGGGTCATACGGCGAAAAAGGCTTCACGACGGATAAGCTGAAAGCATTGATTGAAGCAGGCAATCCGTATGATGAAGTCGTTGCCGTAGGGCCGCCTGTCATGATGAAGTTTGTCTGTCAGCTTACAAAAAAATATGGAATTAAAACGGTAGTCTCCCTTACAGCCTATATGGTGGATGGAACCGGCATGTGCGGCGGCTGCCGTGTGGTCATAGGGGGCGAAAATAAATTTGCCTGCGTGGACGGCCCGGAGTTTGACGGTCAGCTTGTGGACTGGGATGAGCTTATTCAGCGTAATTCCTTCTATAAAGAGCAGGAAAAGGAAGACATCACACATGTATGCCGTTTGACAGGAGGTGTTCGTTACTATGCTTAA
- a CDS encoding 4Fe-4S binding protein yields MGNVRENNCTSVPNNKNVDERTKEILKILPGGDCGGYGGCQCESCQACAIAIAQGASIALCPACSQEKVSALAELMGAEPVTIQEKVAFIRCAGDAAGKKRLEGCSDCEEAKKKGFLKGECSFGCIGLGSCIERCKFDAMSLVDGTVKIDKEKCNGCQACLGMCPQEIIVMVPREATNFIPCASQNDEETTRKICGSGCIGCGDCEEVCPENAIAIIDNCAVIDYDKCVGCIACAVKCRKKIIVDELHDLTKLKENIAFVRCRGGKKANAKFKALGVETCADASKIRNEAMDLCQVGCIGLGDCTKVCRYDAITIADGTAKIDPEKCVGCLDCVTACPNDLIVEVPYAGGKLVACASTYDCDEKLRVCGEGCIGCGDCASNCPNGAITIKDLHAVVNGELCENCSVCSYMCSRTALVELVVPEANYLQRKAMGI; encoded by the coding sequence ATGGGTAACGTTCGGGAAAATAATTGTACCTCAGTGCCAAACAACAAAAATGTTGATGAAAGAACAAAAGAAATTTTAAAAATACTGCCGGGAGGGGACTGCGGCGGATATGGAGGATGTCAATGTGAAAGCTGTCAAGCCTGTGCCATAGCCATCGCACAGGGAGCATCCATTGCTTTGTGTCCGGCCTGCTCTCAGGAAAAGGTTTCTGCCCTTGCTGAATTGATGGGCGCAGAGCCTGTAACCATACAGGAAAAAGTGGCCTTTATTCGCTGTGCAGGGGACGCAGCAGGAAAAAAGAGACTGGAAGGCTGCTCGGATTGTGAAGAGGCTAAAAAGAAGGGCTTCTTAAAGGGAGAGTGCAGCTTTGGCTGCATAGGACTTGGTTCTTGCATAGAACGGTGTAAATTTGATGCCATGTCGCTGGTAGACGGTACTGTAAAGATCGATAAAGAAAAATGTAACGGCTGCCAAGCCTGTTTGGGAATGTGCCCGCAGGAAATCATCGTCATGGTTCCAAGGGAAGCTACCAATTTTATTCCTTGTGCCTCTCAAAATGATGAAGAAACCACCAGAAAAATATGCGGAAGCGGTTGTATCGGCTGCGGGGACTGTGAGGAAGTCTGTCCGGAGAATGCAATCGCTATAATAGATAATTGTGCGGTCATCGATTATGACAAATGTGTCGGATGCATAGCATGTGCGGTAAAGTGCCGTAAGAAAATCATTGTTGACGAGCTTCATGACCTGACCAAGCTGAAAGAAAATATCGCTTTTGTTCGATGCAGAGGCGGAAAGAAGGCAAATGCTAAATTTAAGGCCTTGGGTGTGGAAACCTGTGCGGATGCCTCAAAGATCAGAAACGAAGCTATGGATTTATGTCAGGTTGGATGTATTGGCCTGGGGGACTGCACAAAAGTCTGTCGTTATGATGCGATTACCATAGCCGACGGCACAGCAAAGATTGATCCGGAAAAGTGCGTCGGCTGTCTGGATTGCGTCACCGCCTGTCCGAATGATTTAATTGTTGAAGTCCCGTATGCAGGCGGTAAATTGGTCGCCTGTGCGTCTACATATGACTGTGACGAAAAGCTCAGAGTTTGCGGAGAGGGCTGTATCGGCTGCGGAGACTGCGCTTCCAACTGTCCGAACGGCGCCATTACCATAAAGGATCTACACGCGGTGGTAAACGGCGAGCTGTGTGAGAATTGTTCCGTATGTTCTTATATGTGCTCCCGAACGGCGCTTGTAGAGCTGGTGGTTCCGGAAGCCAATTATCTGCAAAGAAAAGCGATGGGGATATAG
- the nifJ gene encoding pyruvate:ferredoxin (flavodoxin) oxidoreductase, which yields MKGSDLMRMLKTMDGNTAAAHVAYAFSEVAAIYPITPSSVMAENIDEWASEGRKNIFGEQVKVLEMQSEGGAAGAVHGSLAAGAYTSTFTASQGLLLMIPNMYKLAGEETPAVLHVAARALASHALSIFGDHSDVMGCRSTGFAMLASNNPQEVMDLASVAHLSAIAGKVPMLHFFDGFRTSHEQQKIEVWDYDELKSMVDWEAVAEFRRNANHPMHPHSQGSAEQPETFFQHREASNKRYEETAEVVVKYMNKVNEKLGTDYKPFNYYGAPDATEIIIAIGSVCDAAEEVIDYLNAKGKKTGMVKVHLYRPFSTKYLLEVIPETVKSIAVLDRTKEPGAIGEPLYLDVVAALRETAFETATVVGGRYGLGSKDVQPGDLVSVYENLWMAEPKKQFTISIEDDVTGLSLPVSSNPDTTAAGTVSCKFWGLGADGTVGANKNSIKIIGDHTNKKVQAYFQYDSKKSGGITISHLRFGDQQIKSTYYVKQADFVACHHPSYMKKYDIVQDVKPGGFFLLNCPWTDEELEEHLPAAAKRYIAKNNIQFYTCDAVSIAMNIGLGARRTNTVLQAAFFKLANIIPIDEAVGYMKDAIKKTYGAKGDKIVNMNLQAVDAGAKHIHKVEIPKNWADAEDLQEEKVIDGRDKLHTDYIKEILIPTNAMRGDSIPVSKFMDSVSGFIPSGTAAFEKRGIAVEIPKWLPENCMQCNWCSYSCPHGVIRPFVMDEKEAEESGAKTVKMKGCDDKLFSIAVSALDCTGCGSCASVCPARNKALEMIPAEEGTEESQKVFDYAVKHVTDKVIPFKEDTVKGSQFKKPLLEFSGACPGCGESPYAKLITQLYGDRMFIANATGCSSIWGCSAPSTPYTVNKQGRGPAWANSLFEDNAEFGLGLAISMKTRRQEMKSAVTRLAEEPKFKEAAWAWIKGMDEVEESEEAGNMLLELCRTEPENEDAKYVAENRDMLPKPSIWMFGGDGWAYDIGYGGLDHVIASGENVNILVFDTEVYSNTGGQASKATPVGAVAQFSANGKAVRKKNLAQIAMSYEYVYVAQIAMGANPDQALKAIREAESYDGPSLIIAYAPCISHGIKAGMNKSMFEMKRAVRAGYWNLLRYNPELAAAGKNPLSVDSPVPTESYNEFIMGEVRYNSLTLKFPDRAKRLFAEAEDIAMNRYNALIRQKKSLEPQEGGEQ from the coding sequence ATGAAAGGAAGTGATTTGATGCGAATGTTGAAAACAATGGACGGTAACACGGCGGCAGCTCATGTGGCTTATGCATTTTCAGAAGTTGCGGCTATTTATCCGATTACACCTTCTTCGGTAATGGCTGAAAATATAGATGAATGGGCTTCCGAAGGCAGAAAAAATATATTTGGAGAACAGGTAAAGGTCTTGGAAATGCAATCAGAGGGAGGAGCAGCAGGAGCGGTGCACGGTTCTCTGGCAGCAGGAGCTTATACCAGTACTTTTACGGCCTCTCAAGGACTGCTTCTGATGATTCCTAACATGTATAAGCTGGCGGGGGAAGAAACACCGGCCGTGCTGCATGTAGCGGCAAGGGCATTGGCTTCTCATGCTTTGTCTATTTTCGGAGATCATTCGGATGTAATGGGATGTCGTTCCACCGGATTTGCCATGCTGGCTTCCAATAATCCGCAGGAGGTCATGGATCTGGCTTCTGTGGCGCATCTTTCGGCAATCGCTGGAAAGGTTCCCATGCTCCATTTCTTCGACGGATTCAGAACCAGCCATGAACAGCAGAAAATAGAAGTCTGGGATTACGATGAGTTAAAATCCATGGTGGACTGGGAGGCTGTGGCCGAATTCAGACGTAACGCCAATCATCCGATGCATCCGCACAGCCAAGGCTCAGCGGAGCAGCCGGAGACCTTTTTCCAACACAGAGAGGCCAGCAATAAACGGTATGAGGAAACCGCAGAGGTGGTCGTGAAATATATGAATAAGGTCAATGAAAAGCTGGGTACGGATTACAAGCCGTTTAATTACTACGGCGCACCGGATGCAACAGAGATCATCATAGCCATCGGTTCAGTTTGTGATGCGGCAGAAGAAGTTATCGACTACTTGAATGCAAAGGGTAAAAAGACAGGGATGGTGAAGGTTCATCTGTATCGCCCTTTCTCTACAAAGTATCTTCTGGAAGTCATACCGGAGACTGTAAAGAGCATAGCTGTACTGGATCGAACCAAGGAACCCGGTGCTATCGGCGAACCACTGTATCTGGATGTGGTAGCAGCTTTAAGAGAAACTGCCTTTGAAACTGCCACTGTGGTCGGAGGCCGTTATGGGTTGGGATCAAAGGACGTTCAGCCGGGAGACCTTGTTTCTGTATATGAGAATCTTTGGATGGCAGAACCAAAAAAACAGTTTACCATTTCCATTGAAGATGATGTGACGGGGCTGTCTCTGCCCGTTTCGAGCAATCCGGATACCACGGCAGCGGGAACCGTATCCTGCAAGTTCTGGGGCCTGGGTGCAGACGGTACGGTAGGCGCCAATAAAAACAGCATTAAAATTATCGGGGACCATACAAACAAAAAGGTGCAGGCTTATTTCCAGTATGACTCGAAAAAATCAGGCGGCATCACCATCAGCCACCTTCGATTCGGAGATCAGCAGATTAAATCCACCTATTACGTAAAGCAGGCTGATTTTGTTGCCTGTCATCACCCGTCCTATATGAAGAAATATGACATCGTTCAGGATGTCAAACCCGGCGGTTTCTTCCTGCTGAACTGTCCTTGGACAGATGAAGAACTGGAGGAACACCTTCCGGCGGCAGCAAAGAGGTATATCGCTAAAAATAATATACAATTCTATACCTGCGATGCCGTGAGCATTGCCATGAACATCGGTCTTGGTGCAAGGAGGACTAATACCGTTCTTCAAGCAGCGTTTTTTAAGCTGGCCAACATCATTCCGATCGATGAGGCGGTAGGGTATATGAAGGATGCTATCAAAAAAACCTATGGCGCTAAGGGCGATAAAATCGTAAATATGAATCTTCAGGCCGTGGATGCCGGAGCAAAGCATATTCATAAAGTGGAAATCCCTAAGAACTGGGCGGATGCAGAAGATTTGCAGGAAGAAAAGGTCATCGACGGACGCGATAAGCTTCATACGGATTACATAAAGGAGATTTTAATTCCGACCAACGCCATGCGCGGGGATTCCATTCCGGTCTCAAAATTTATGGATTCGGTATCGGGATTTATTCCTTCGGGAACTGCGGCGTTTGAAAAGCGCGGTATTGCGGTGGAAATTCCAAAATGGCTGCCGGAAAACTGTATGCAGTGCAACTGGTGCTCCTATTCCTGTCCGCACGGTGTCATTCGGCCTTTTGTTATGGACGAGAAAGAAGCAGAAGAATCCGGAGCAAAAACGGTAAAGATGAAGGGCTGTGATGACAAGCTGTTCTCTATCGCTGTTTCAGCACTGGATTGTACGGGCTGCGGATCCTGCGCCAGTGTCTGTCCGGCAAGAAATAAAGCCTTGGAAATGATTCCTGCCGAAGAGGGAACGGAAGAATCCCAGAAGGTCTTTGATTATGCGGTGAAGCATGTGACAGATAAGGTCATTCCGTTTAAAGAAGATACGGTAAAAGGATCCCAGTTCAAGAAGCCGCTGCTTGAATTCTCCGGAGCTTGTCCGGGATGTGGGGAGTCTCCCTATGCAAAATTAATCACGCAGCTGTACGGAGACAGAATGTTCATCGCCAATGCCACAGGCTGCTCCTCCATATGGGGATGCAGTGCTCCGAGCACACCGTATACGGTCAACAAGCAGGGAAGAGGTCCGGCTTGGGCCAATTCGCTGTTCGAGGATAATGCTGAATTCGGTTTAGGGTTAGCCATATCTATGAAAACACGCCGTCAGGAGATGAAGTCAGCTGTTACCAGACTGGCAGAAGAACCGAAATTTAAAGAGGCTGCATGGGCATGGATCAAGGGAATGGACGAAGTAGAAGAATCGGAAGAAGCAGGAAACATGCTCTTGGAGCTTTGCCGAACCGAACCGGAGAACGAAGATGCAAAATATGTAGCCGAAAACCGTGATATGCTTCCGAAACCATCCATCTGGATGTTCGGCGGTGACGGATGGGCGTATGACATCGGATACGGCGGGCTGGATCACGTGATCGCATCCGGAGAAAACGTAAATATTTTGGTATTTGATACGGAGGTCTATTCCAATACAGGCGGTCAGGCGTCCAAAGCAACGCCGGTAGGTGCTGTGGCACAGTTCTCCGCCAATGGTAAAGCCGTTCGGAAAAAGAATCTGGCACAGATCGCCATGTCCTATGAATACGTTTACGTAGCACAGATTGCCATGGGCGCCAATCCGGATCAGGCACTTAAAGCCATCCGAGAAGCAGAGAGCTATGACGGACCTTCCTTGATTATCGCATACGCTCCTTGTATCAGCCACGGAATCAAAGCGGGAATGAATAAGTCCATGTTTGAAATGAAAAGGGCTGTACGAGCCGGATATTGGAATCTGCTCCGGTACAATCCTGAACTTGCGGCAGCAGGAAAGAATCCTCTTTCTGTTGACAGCCCGGTTCCTACCGAAAGCTACAATGAATTTATCATGGGAGAGGTTCGATATAACTCGCTGACCTTAAAATTCCCGGATCGGGCAAAGAGGTTGTTTGCTGAAGCAGAAGACATAGCGATGAACCGGTATAATGCACTGATCAGGCAGAAAAAGAGCTTGGAACCGCAAGAAGGAGGGGAACAGTAG
- a CDS encoding YfcC family protein yields MEKEQKKEIIQEEPKEKKRGINTFVLLFSVLVAMTILTYILPAGQYDRQEVDGRNVVVQGTYHQVDRTPVDIFHLFTAIHEGLVEAAPIVFYVIIIGGMINVMNSTGALNGLLSTTAEKLSHRRLAFIAILMLLFSLGGSFIGMAEESLMYLPIIIPFALALGFDTFTGCAIVLLGMSIGFTTAVMNPFTIGIAQGIAELPIFSGLHLRLGLYIVVYIAAVAFVYNHAKKVAKDPSAGIWGDRRYEGVATIENAEFTIRHKLILVAFVGAILCLVVGVIKYGFYMAEYSGVFIIVSIIFAILGKMSSHEYIDSFMEGAQGILSGALICGFARGIVVVLTNGNIIDTILNGAATVLEQTSTSICAAGMFVVQAILHLLVPSGSGQAMLTMPIMVPLADLLHVTRQTACLIFTLADGIGNTILPTSGYFMAALAVAGLSWGQWAKKMWPFVLGEYLVAIVVVVIANSMGYGPF; encoded by the coding sequence ATGGAAAAGGAACAAAAAAAAGAAATCATTCAAGAAGAGCCCAAAGAAAAGAAAAGGGGCATAAACACCTTTGTCCTGCTCTTCTCCGTTCTGGTCGCCATGACTATTTTGACCTACATCCTTCCTGCCGGCCAATATGACCGACAAGAGGTAGACGGAAGGAATGTAGTCGTACAGGGAACCTATCATCAGGTAGACAGAACACCAGTAGATATTTTCCACCTATTTACAGCTATTCATGAAGGGCTTGTAGAAGCGGCTCCTATCGTTTTTTATGTAATTATCATCGGTGGCATGATCAACGTCATGAATTCCACGGGGGCACTCAACGGACTGCTTTCCACCACAGCGGAAAAACTATCCCATAGAAGGCTGGCCTTCATCGCAATCTTAATGCTTTTATTTTCACTGGGCGGAAGCTTCATCGGTATGGCGGAGGAAAGCTTGATGTACCTTCCTATTATCATTCCTTTTGCACTGGCTTTGGGATTTGATACCTTTACCGGCTGTGCTATTGTTCTTCTGGGCATGTCCATCGGATTTACAACCGCTGTCATGAATCCGTTTACGATCGGTATTGCTCAGGGCATTGCAGAATTGCCGATTTTCTCAGGGCTTCATTTAAGACTGGGATTATATATTGTCGTATATATAGCAGCGGTAGCCTTTGTGTACAATCACGCAAAAAAGGTTGCAAAAGACCCATCTGCGGGGATTTGGGGCGACAGGAGATATGAAGGTGTGGCAACTATCGAAAATGCAGAGTTCACTATCCGTCATAAATTGATTTTAGTGGCCTTTGTCGGTGCTATCCTATGTCTGGTCGTTGGCGTTATCAAGTACGGTTTCTATATGGCTGAATATTCCGGTGTATTTATTATCGTATCCATTATCTTTGCCATCCTCGGAAAGATGTCATCCCACGAATACATCGACAGCTTTATGGAGGGAGCGCAGGGAATCTTATCCGGTGCACTGATCTGCGGCTTTGCCAGAGGCATCGTCGTTGTGCTGACCAACGGAAATATTATTGATACCATTTTGAACGGTGCGGCCACTGTGCTAGAGCAGACCTCTACGTCCATATGTGCTGCCGGAATGTTCGTCGTTCAGGCTATCCTTCATCTGCTGGTTCCTTCCGGAAGCGGTCAGGCTATGCTGACCATGCCGATTATGGTGCCGCTGGCAGATTTACTGCACGTGACCCGTCAGACAGCCTGCCTGATCTTTACATTGGCAGATGGAATTGGAAACACCATTCTCCCTACCTCCGGTTACTTCATGGCAGCCCTTGCAGTAGCAGGACTTTCATGGGGACAGTGGGCAAAGAAGATGTGGCCTTTTGTTCTAGGGGAATATCTGGTTGCTATCGTGGTTGTAGTCATTGCAAATTCCATGGGATACGGCCCATTTTAA
- a CDS encoding amidohydrolase family protein: MLDIIIEGGSYPDYGKGTFAAGDLGIKDGKVVEIGNIKTPAQRRIHAAGKIVSPGFIDIHMHEEDFLQEGEQFVIADMMLKMGVTTCLGGNCGVQHQDLEVFKDTINRLGGSPVNYLMLVGYNAYRKKVGAGPYTKADAEQQKILLDKMKQQLKQGAYGFSFGIEYDPGMDIDEIMNVLKSFEDKNLFVSVHYRSDAAKSIEAIKEMVRIADQSQMKFQISHLSSCTAMGWMTEALNLINQEMDKNPKLNYDTYPYCAFSTEIGSAVFDDGCFDIWGKSYDSILLTDGEYRNRYCDKELFEKVRKEHPEMLVVAFVMNEEEIAQAIANPYGMIASDGIINHGKGHPRAAGTFPRVLGKYVREDKVLPLIDALRKMTLEPAKRLNLNKKGCIFEGCDADLTIFDPENVKDGADFSESDLPPEGIDYVIVNGKIAVDHNQIKNNRAGRFISYEMMPEGSI, encoded by the coding sequence ATGTTAGATATTATCATTGAAGGCGGCAGCTACCCCGATTATGGCAAAGGAACCTTCGCAGCTGGAGATCTTGGAATAAAGGACGGAAAAGTGGTGGAGATTGGAAATATAAAGACTCCGGCACAAAGGAGGATCCATGCTGCGGGGAAAATCGTGTCTCCCGGCTTTATAGATATTCATATGCATGAAGAGGACTTTCTTCAAGAGGGAGAACAGTTCGTCATAGCAGATATGATGCTGAAAATGGGAGTGACTACCTGCTTGGGCGGAAATTGCGGTGTGCAGCATCAGGACTTGGAGGTTTTTAAGGATACCATCAACAGACTGGGGGGTTCTCCTGTCAATTACCTCATGCTGGTGGGATATAACGCCTACCGAAAGAAAGTTGGAGCAGGCCCCTATACAAAAGCGGACGCAGAACAGCAGAAAATACTGTTGGATAAGATGAAACAGCAGTTAAAGCAGGGTGCTTATGGATTTTCCTTTGGTATTGAATATGATCCCGGCATGGATATAGACGAAATCATGAATGTGCTGAAAAGTTTTGAAGATAAAAATCTATTTGTTTCGGTTCATTACAGATCAGATGCGGCTAAATCAATAGAGGCCATCAAGGAAATGGTGCGCATTGCCGATCAGTCTCAGATGAAATTCCAGATTTCACATTTAAGCAGCTGTACGGCTATGGGATGGATGACTGAAGCGTTGAACTTGATAAATCAGGAGATGGATAAAAACCCAAAATTAAATTACGATACCTATCCTTATTGCGCTTTTTCAACAGAAATCGGCTCTGCGGTCTTTGATGACGGCTGTTTTGACATCTGGGGAAAATCCTATGACAGCATTCTGCTGACAGACGGAGAATACAGGAACCGGTATTGTGATAAAGAGCTGTTTGAAAAGGTGCGGAAGGAGCATCCGGAGATGCTGGTAGTAGCATTTGTAATGAATGAAGAGGAAATAGCTCAAGCCATTGCAAATCCGTATGGAATGATAGCCAGTGACGGGATTATCAATCATGGAAAAGGACATCCCAGAGCTGCCGGAACCTTTCCGAGAGTATTAGGTAAATATGTGCGGGAAGATAAGGTTCTGCCTTTAATAGACGCTTTGAGAAAAATGACGCTGGAACCGGCAAAAAGGCTGAACCTCAATAAAAAAGGCTGTATTTTTGAAGGCTGTGACGCAGATCTTACCATCTTTGACCCGGAAAACGTAAAGGACGGAGCAGACTTTTCAGAATCCGATCTTCCCCCGGAGGGAATCGACTATGTTATTGTAAATGGAAAAATTGCAGTGGATCACAACCAGATAAAAAATAACCGGGCCGGCAGGTTCATTTCGTATGAAATGATGCCGGAGGGTTCAATATAG